One Lacunisphaera limnophila DNA window includes the following coding sequences:
- a CDS encoding PrsW family glutamic-type intramembrane protease has protein sequence MNAPQPHPAPLPLFQPRRAAFWLFLLLVVAGLSTVGQTLLSGLRVMPVSALAGAAAWALYTLPLLWIFRRLGVFRGQTAAPFVLAFAWGGLGAVFLALPANQAMFGILSKLVSPEFCHTWGPAIAGPTDEEPLKLIGVILLLLIAPGRFRTISSVMALGFVVGLGFQVVEDYFYTVSTALNHPNAHQLEPVVQILVLRGGFCGPWSHAAYTAIASFGVGYFVARRDLPTGRRLGVAALALLTAWALHGFWNSPALGSLMEGLTILLYFPLKGLPVLLAALLLWRVARHEKTAV, from the coding sequence ATGAACGCTCCCCAACCCCACCCGGCTCCGCTGCCACTGTTCCAACCGCGCCGCGCGGCGTTCTGGCTGTTCCTCCTGCTGGTCGTCGCCGGCCTGTCTACCGTCGGCCAGACGCTGCTCAGCGGCTTGCGCGTCATGCCTGTCTCCGCGCTGGCGGGCGCCGCGGCCTGGGCCCTCTATACCCTGCCCCTGCTGTGGATTTTCCGTCGCCTCGGGGTGTTCCGCGGCCAGACGGCCGCGCCGTTCGTGCTGGCCTTCGCGTGGGGCGGACTGGGCGCGGTCTTCCTGGCACTGCCGGCCAACCAGGCGATGTTCGGTATTCTCTCCAAGCTCGTCAGCCCGGAATTCTGCCACACCTGGGGACCGGCCATCGCCGGCCCGACGGATGAGGAGCCGCTCAAGCTGATCGGCGTCATCCTGCTGTTGCTGATCGCGCCGGGCCGTTTTCGCACCATCTCCTCGGTCATGGCCCTCGGCTTCGTGGTCGGGCTCGGCTTCCAAGTGGTGGAGGATTATTTCTACACCGTTTCCACGGCGCTGAACCACCCCAACGCCCACCAGCTGGAGCCGGTCGTGCAGATACTCGTCCTCCGCGGCGGCTTCTGCGGACCGTGGAGCCACGCGGCCTACACCGCCATCGCCTCCTTCGGCGTGGGTTACTTCGTCGCCCGGCGCGATCTCCCGACCGGACGCCGCCTCGGCGTTGCCGCCCTCGCCCTCCTCACCGCCTGGGCCCTGCACGGGTTCTGGAACTCCCCGGCGCTCGGCTCGCTGATGGAAGGCCTGACGATCTTGCTCTATTTCCCCCTGAAGGGTCTGCCCGTGCTCCTCGCCGCCCTGCTCCTCTGGCGGGTGGCCCGGCACGAAAAGACCGCCGTCTGA
- a CDS encoding S41 family peptidase, protein MRPPLPGTARRLRRFAFTAWLSACTLAIAGATTEPLWLRYPAVSPDGTTIAFSYAGRLWRVAATGGEASPLTDAGDYATHPVWSPDGTQLAVALKRRGNTDVHLLPAAGGESRRLTHHAAADLPAAFSPDGATIYFASPRLGTPHSVLAGTAAHTDQLYAVPATGGRNRLVLPTPALNVSVDATGGRFLYESRPIYENEWRKGAVSDGTHDVWLFDRATATHRRLTSFRGEDREPVWDPASIGYYYLSERNRATNLWHAGLEPGATPTEVTHHTGGTVRFPSVARDGSLVYGHEGEVWRLAAGATEPTRVAITLPAGVITSQPAPVDAGKYLSEITASADGRRVALVARGEVFVLATDTGRLTRITRTAGHEQHVRFSPDGTTLYYASERDGDMDLFAADLGQSDEIKPVERKLVDTTGDLLYPRPSPDGRSLAYLADRSTLRVRDLATGATVDAMPAGGLYSYVDEDVTFTWSPDSRFLAASGGSIVANQDIVLLDATGRSAPRDVTRSGFPDSDPQFSSDGQSVFWVSERAGLRQADAHGGQGDVFRAYLTREAFDATRHAAPAAPPVAGWQPQLAGIERRTQRITPASSLLVFHAPASGDEVLFTIETDMAGRITGRTVAREGGKLREVFTRPAPADGYAVDAGSRHVYLLGDGRVDRIELATGETKAFALDLSLEVDSRAELTAWFERFWRLTKFKFYEPTLHGRDWDALRRHYARFLPHVDAWEDFAEMMSELAGELNASHMGCYYLKEDPAADKTASLGLYFDDTYTGAGARVTAILPGGPADLAANPCPPGTLLLAINDQPITAETDLEALLNGLVDQPVRLRLQTAVGAPETEATIVAIAQNAAQDLAYDRWIDERRAMVDRLSGGRLGYVHISAMDLPNYQQVYSDVVGDLGRKEALIVDIRYNKGGNIHDELVALFTGRDIASFTTRAGENIARIPTARWTKPTALLQNAAAYSDGSIFPHLYQRLQLGPLVGDRVPGTGTAVWWMYVMNGSLKWGVPQLGAKDNLSGWFENDEIVPDVLVTNDPAALAAGRDPQLEATVAALLQKLPQP, encoded by the coding sequence ATGCGTCCACCTCTGCCAGGTACTGCCCGCCGGCTCCGACGCTTTGCCTTCACCGCCTGGTTGTCGGCCTGCACTTTGGCCATCGCCGGGGCGACAACGGAACCGCTCTGGCTGCGATACCCGGCCGTCTCCCCGGATGGGACGACGATCGCCTTCAGCTACGCCGGCCGGCTCTGGCGCGTGGCCGCGACCGGCGGCGAGGCCAGCCCGCTCACGGACGCGGGCGACTACGCCACCCACCCGGTCTGGTCCCCCGACGGCACGCAGCTGGCCGTCGCGCTCAAGCGCCGGGGCAACACCGACGTCCACCTGCTCCCCGCCGCCGGGGGCGAAAGCCGGCGACTGACCCACCACGCGGCGGCGGACCTGCCGGCCGCCTTCAGCCCCGACGGCGCCACGATCTACTTCGCCTCGCCCCGGCTCGGCACCCCGCACTCGGTCCTGGCGGGCACCGCCGCCCACACCGACCAGCTTTACGCCGTGCCCGCCACCGGCGGCCGCAACCGTCTCGTCCTGCCCACCCCCGCGCTCAATGTTTCGGTCGATGCAACCGGCGGACGCTTCCTCTACGAAAGCCGGCCGATCTACGAAAACGAGTGGCGCAAGGGCGCCGTGTCCGACGGCACCCACGACGTCTGGCTGTTTGACCGCGCGACCGCCACGCACCGTCGGCTGACCTCGTTCCGCGGCGAAGACCGTGAACCAGTCTGGGATCCCGCCAGCATTGGCTACTATTACCTCAGCGAGCGCAACCGCGCGACCAACCTCTGGCACGCGGGCCTCGAACCGGGGGCCACGCCCACGGAGGTCACTCACCACACCGGTGGCACGGTGCGCTTCCCGTCCGTCGCGCGCGACGGCTCGCTCGTTTACGGTCATGAAGGCGAGGTCTGGCGCCTCGCCGCCGGCGCGACCGAGCCCACGCGGGTTGCCATCACCCTGCCCGCCGGCGTCATCACCTCCCAACCCGCCCCGGTTGACGCCGGGAAATATCTCTCCGAGATCACTGCCTCCGCCGACGGGCGGCGCGTCGCCCTCGTCGCCCGCGGCGAAGTGTTTGTCCTCGCGACCGACACCGGGCGCCTGACCCGCATCACCCGCACCGCCGGACACGAGCAGCACGTCCGCTTCAGCCCGGATGGAACCACGCTGTACTACGCCTCCGAGCGCGACGGCGACATGGACCTCTTCGCCGCCGACCTCGGCCAGAGCGACGAAATCAAACCGGTGGAGCGCAAGCTCGTCGATACGACGGGCGACCTCCTTTACCCCCGGCCCTCACCCGACGGCCGGTCCCTCGCCTACCTGGCTGACCGCTCCACCCTCCGCGTGCGCGACCTGGCCACGGGCGCCACCGTCGATGCCATGCCCGCCGGCGGCCTTTACTCCTATGTGGACGAGGATGTCACCTTCACCTGGTCGCCGGACAGCCGGTTTCTCGCCGCCAGTGGCGGCTCCATCGTCGCCAACCAGGACATCGTCCTGCTCGACGCCACCGGTCGCAGCGCTCCGCGCGACGTCACACGCAGCGGTTTTCCCGACAGTGATCCGCAGTTCAGCTCCGACGGCCAGTCCGTGTTCTGGGTGTCCGAGCGCGCGGGCCTGCGGCAGGCCGATGCCCATGGCGGCCAGGGGGACGTCTTCCGCGCGTACCTCACCCGCGAGGCCTTCGACGCCACCCGCCATGCCGCGCCCGCGGCGCCCCCGGTTGCCGGCTGGCAGCCGCAGCTCGCCGGCATCGAGCGCCGCACGCAGCGCATCACCCCGGCGTCCAGCCTGCTGGTGTTCCATGCCCCCGCCAGCGGCGACGAGGTGTTGTTCACCATCGAGACCGATATGGCCGGCCGGATCACCGGGCGCACGGTCGCCAGGGAAGGTGGTAAGCTCCGGGAGGTCTTCACCCGGCCGGCCCCGGCCGACGGCTACGCGGTGGACGCCGGCTCCCGCCACGTCTACCTGCTCGGCGACGGGCGCGTTGACCGCATCGAACTCGCCACCGGGGAGACCAAGGCCTTCGCGCTCGACCTTTCCCTGGAAGTGGATTCCCGCGCCGAGCTCACCGCCTGGTTCGAACGCTTCTGGCGTTTGACGAAATTCAAGTTCTACGAGCCCACCCTCCACGGCCGCGACTGGGATGCCCTGCGCCGGCACTACGCGCGGTTCCTTCCGCACGTGGACGCCTGGGAGGATTTCGCCGAGATGATGTCCGAACTGGCCGGCGAGCTCAACGCCTCGCACATGGGCTGCTACTATCTGAAGGAGGACCCCGCCGCCGACAAGACCGCCTCGCTCGGCCTCTACTTTGATGACACCTACACCGGCGCGGGTGCTCGGGTGACCGCGATCCTCCCCGGCGGCCCCGCCGACCTCGCCGCCAACCCGTGCCCGCCCGGCACGCTGCTGCTGGCGATCAACGACCAGCCCATCACGGCGGAGACCGATCTCGAGGCCCTGCTCAACGGCCTGGTCGACCAGCCCGTCCGCCTGCGCCTGCAGACGGCGGTCGGCGCCCCGGAGACCGAGGCCACGATCGTGGCCATCGCCCAGAACGCCGCGCAGGATCTGGCCTACGATCGCTGGATCGACGAGCGCCGCGCCATGGTCGATCGCCTCTCCGGTGGCCGCCTGGGCTACGTGCATATCAGCGCCATGGACCTGCCCAACTACCAGCAGGTCTACAGCGATGTCGTGGGGGACTTGGGCCGCAAGGAAGCCCTCATCGTCGACATCCGCTACAACAAGGGCGGGAATATCCATGACGAGCTCGTCGCGCTCTTCACCGGCCGGGACATTGCCTCCTTCACCACCCGGGCCGGTGAGAACATCGCCCGCATCCCGACCGCGCGCTGGACCAAACCCACCGCGCTGCTGCAGAACGCGGCCGCCTACTCCGACGGCTCCATCTTCCCCCACCTCTACCAGCGCCTCCAGCTCGGCCCCCTCGTGGGCGATCGGGTCCCGGGCACCGGCACCGCCGTCTGGTGGATGTATGTGATGAATGGCTCCCTCAAGTGGGGCGTGCCGCAGCTCGGGGCCAAGGACAACCTTTCCGGCTGGTTCGAGAATGACGAAATCGTCCCCGACGTTCTCGTCACCAACGACCCCGCCGCTCTCGCCGCCGGCCGCGACCCCCAGCTGGAGGCCACCGTCGCCGCGTTGCTGCAAAAACTCCCGCAACCCTGA
- a CDS encoding GspE/PulE family protein, with translation MAPKIDAAFIAAIRRLRTFSHGCDLDALAATLEDPLELLEHLVTAGHLLKEEAGRHWSGLTGLAYVDPITLAITEDAIALLPAEIAGKTQALPLYRVGGTLTVAMARPNPKHLASLSKIVQLPVSPVFAFPADIRDLLKLHYTNEEALDAARQSAEQFDQFTAGIDLSAGGKEIAHIAETEQVVQFVNAMVYFAIRREASDIHIEPREKESHVRYRIDGILREVLVFSRKLHASVVTRLKILCQLDIAETRFPQDGRFSLPMGSTNIDFRFSSIPSQYGEKAVARILGSTSRKALLSLDKMKISRPILTPLRRIMRNPSGIIFVTGPTGSGKTTTLYAALAELNDSGVNISTIEDPIEMKLEGITQTQVQHKIDMSFAKMLRALLRQDPDIMLVGEIRDLETAKIATEAALTGHLVLATMHTNSAPEAITRLAEIGVDPYMIAPSVVAVLGQRLAARICEHCKEPYRPADEVLRRYFNDKDFPEITFYRGRGCHVCNKTGYKGRVAFHELFLVNRTIRSKINARAGLAELTEQAARLGYRPLRYDGLKKVLQGMTTIDEIEAQTPIEFEG, from the coding sequence GTGGCGCCAAAAATTGATGCCGCCTTCATCGCGGCGATCCGGCGTCTCCGCACCTTTTCCCACGGCTGTGACCTGGATGCGCTCGCCGCCACCCTGGAGGATCCCCTCGAACTGCTCGAGCACCTGGTGACGGCCGGACACCTTTTGAAGGAGGAGGCCGGTCGCCACTGGAGCGGCCTGACCGGGCTGGCCTACGTGGATCCGATCACGCTGGCCATCACCGAGGACGCCATCGCGCTCCTCCCGGCGGAAATCGCCGGCAAGACCCAGGCGCTCCCGCTCTACCGGGTCGGTGGCACCCTGACGGTCGCCATGGCGCGACCGAACCCGAAGCACCTCGCGAGTCTCAGCAAGATCGTGCAGCTGCCGGTGAGCCCGGTCTTCGCCTTCCCGGCCGACATCCGCGACCTGCTCAAGCTCCATTACACCAACGAGGAGGCGCTCGATGCGGCCCGGCAGTCGGCGGAGCAATTTGACCAGTTCACGGCCGGGATCGATCTTTCCGCGGGCGGCAAGGAAATCGCCCACATCGCCGAGACGGAACAGGTCGTGCAGTTCGTCAACGCCATGGTCTATTTCGCCATCCGGCGCGAGGCCAGCGACATCCATATCGAGCCCCGGGAGAAGGAATCCCATGTGCGCTACCGCATCGACGGCATCCTGCGCGAGGTGCTGGTGTTTTCCCGCAAGCTCCACGCCTCGGTGGTCACGCGCCTGAAGATCCTGTGCCAGCTCGACATCGCCGAGACCCGTTTCCCCCAGGACGGTCGCTTCTCGCTGCCGATGGGTTCCACCAACATTGATTTCCGGTTCTCGTCCATCCCCTCCCAGTACGGGGAGAAGGCCGTGGCCCGCATCCTGGGCAGCACCAGCCGCAAGGCGCTGCTCAGCCTGGACAAGATGAAGATCTCGCGCCCGATCCTCACCCCGCTGCGCCGGATCATGCGCAACCCCTCGGGCATCATTTTCGTCACCGGTCCGACCGGCTCCGGCAAGACCACCACACTGTATGCCGCGCTGGCCGAGCTCAATGACAGCGGCGTGAACATCTCCACGATCGAGGATCCCATCGAGATGAAGCTGGAGGGCATCACCCAGACGCAGGTGCAGCACAAGATCGACATGTCGTTCGCCAAGATGCTCCGCGCCCTGTTGCGGCAGGACCCCGACATCATGCTGGTGGGCGAGATCCGTGACCTGGAGACGGCCAAGATCGCCACCGAGGCGGCGCTGACCGGCCACCTCGTCCTGGCGACCATGCACACCAACTCGGCGCCCGAGGCCATCACCCGGCTGGCGGAGATCGGTGTCGATCCCTACATGATCGCCCCCTCGGTGGTGGCCGTGCTGGGGCAGCGGTTGGCGGCGCGGATCTGCGAACACTGCAAAGAACCCTATCGTCCCGCCGACGAGGTCCTGCGGCGCTATTTCAACGACAAGGATTTTCCCGAGATCACCTTCTACCGCGGCCGCGGTTGCCATGTGTGCAACAAGACCGGCTACAAGGGGCGGGTGGCGTTCCACGAGCTCTTCCTCGTCAACCGGACCATCCGCTCCAAGATCAACGCCCGGGCCGGTCTGGCCGAGTTGACCGAACAGGCTGCCCGCCTGGGCTACCGTCCGCTACGCTATGACGGTCTGAAGAAAGTGCTGCAGGGCATGACCACCATCGATGAGATCGAGGCCCAGACGCCGATCGAGTTCGAAGGTTGA
- a CDS encoding ATP-binding protein, with the protein MTLSKYLSRLSPRMLALVFFVMILGGSFVSTTYLYRQAEQQEEAAIRVHVRNLAEAAAGLVDVELHESIQKPEQIATENYQRLLRPLVAFHRRHSSIQYLWTARILAGDRQQQLVLETVMDDTIRMRQEQLGRKQQSFPALAVFDLTATSAKSIPALRAGKVYTFDSLLYTDSTGAYVEARAPLQDQAGNLIGYVGVDFAKDSYDSRIRKVRRAGLITVLLALVTSILVTQVMAEMRRQTFAHLAHVERAEAEMRAQRDAAAKANAAKGELLRIASHDLKNPLAAIAGMSGLLLKMLRARPDQTAVKDEVEVLDTIHGSARHMSEIVRGILTNEGLEQGGVPFQPAATDVAKLVGDVLRFNAPAAQRKNLAIHEEITAGLVATADAKLLREAFDNYVSNAIKYSPPGRSITISLSAGPAAGEWEFAVRDEGPGLSAEDQARLFEKFRKLTPRPTGGESSTGLGLSIVKAIAGLHHGQVGCDSAPGRGSRFWLRLPLVPPTA; encoded by the coding sequence ATGACACTGTCGAAATACCTGTCCAGACTCAGCCCGAGGATGCTCGCGCTGGTTTTCTTCGTCATGATCCTGGGCGGCTCCTTCGTCTCCACGACCTATCTATACCGCCAGGCGGAGCAGCAGGAGGAGGCGGCCATTCGCGTGCATGTCCGTAACCTGGCGGAAGCGGCGGCGGGATTGGTCGATGTTGAACTCCACGAGTCGATCCAGAAACCCGAGCAGATCGCGACGGAGAACTACCAACGGTTGCTGCGTCCGCTGGTGGCCTTCCACCGGCGCCATTCCTCCATCCAGTACCTGTGGACGGCACGCATCCTCGCCGGCGACCGGCAGCAGCAGCTTGTGCTGGAAACCGTCATGGACGACACGATCCGGATGCGGCAGGAACAATTGGGTCGCAAGCAGCAGTCTTTCCCGGCGCTGGCGGTCTTCGATCTGACGGCGACCAGCGCCAAGTCGATCCCCGCGCTCCGGGCGGGCAAGGTCTACACTTTCGACAGCCTGCTCTACACCGACAGCACGGGGGCCTACGTCGAGGCGCGGGCCCCGCTCCAGGATCAGGCGGGAAATTTGATCGGGTACGTGGGGGTTGATTTCGCCAAGGACAGCTACGACAGCAGGATCCGAAAGGTGCGCCGGGCCGGACTCATCACCGTGCTGCTGGCGCTGGTGACGAGCATTCTGGTGACGCAGGTCATGGCGGAGATGCGGCGCCAGACCTTCGCCCATCTGGCGCACGTGGAGCGGGCCGAAGCCGAGATGCGGGCGCAGCGTGATGCCGCGGCCAAGGCGAATGCGGCCAAGGGCGAGTTGCTGCGCATCGCCTCGCACGACCTCAAGAATCCCCTCGCGGCGATTGCCGGCATGTCCGGCCTCCTCCTCAAGATGCTGCGGGCCCGGCCGGACCAGACGGCGGTGAAGGACGAAGTCGAGGTGTTGGACACCATCCACGGCTCCGCGCGGCACATGTCGGAAATTGTCCGCGGCATCCTGACCAACGAGGGCCTCGAGCAGGGCGGCGTGCCCTTCCAGCCGGCCGCGACCGACGTGGCGAAGCTGGTGGGCGACGTGCTGCGCTTCAACGCCCCGGCGGCACAACGGAAGAACCTCGCGATCCACGAGGAGATCACGGCCGGCCTGGTCGCGACGGCGGACGCGAAGCTGTTGCGCGAGGCGTTCGACAACTACGTGAGCAACGCCATCAAGTATTCTCCGCCGGGACGAAGCATCACCATCAGCCTCAGCGCCGGGCCCGCGGCCGGGGAATGGGAATTCGCCGTCCGCGACGAAGGGCCGGGGCTGTCCGCCGAGGACCAGGCCAGGCTCTTCGAGAAATTCCGCAAACTGACCCCGCGTCCGACGGGCGGCGAATCATCCACCGGCCTCGGCCTGTCCATCGTCAAGGCCATCGCCGGCCTGCACCACGGGCAGGTCGGCTGCGACAGCGCGCCGGGCCGCGGGTCGCGTTTCTGGCTGCGCCTCCCGCTGGTCCCGCCGACGGCCTGA
- a CDS encoding ABC transporter substrate-binding protein, producing the protein MKSHLPRLLLALGALVALGLPLARADGLTDIFERKTLRVGVADFAPWTFVNPEGKPEGFEIDLGTQLAHDLGAQAEFKLAPLADLFAALDRGEIDLIAAGLAITPARARQVEFSMPYFESGTTLVARRSPAPSGRAIGAYNQPASVIVVVADTYSAGIAAELLDAAEVRIVPDRPAAEAELLAGRALAWLTNVPDARLLARAHPEELILPLDAPIIRSVSGLAVKRGNQAVLNYLNAWIVSRFADNFLPNLTDHWFGDYDWTRRLPAPATP; encoded by the coding sequence ATGAAATCACACCTCCCTCGTTTGCTTCTCGCCCTCGGTGCGCTGGTCGCCCTGGGGCTTCCCCTGGCCCGCGCTGATGGCCTGACCGACATCTTCGAGCGCAAGACCCTGCGCGTCGGCGTCGCCGACTTCGCCCCGTGGACCTTCGTCAATCCCGAAGGCAAGCCCGAGGGCTTCGAAATCGATCTGGGCACCCAGCTCGCCCACGACCTCGGCGCCCAAGCCGAATTCAAGCTCGCGCCCCTCGCCGATCTCTTTGCCGCCCTCGACCGCGGCGAGATCGACCTGATCGCCGCCGGCCTCGCCATCACCCCGGCCCGCGCCCGCCAGGTGGAGTTCAGCATGCCCTACTTCGAGTCCGGCACCACGCTCGTGGCGCGGCGCTCCCCGGCTCCGTCCGGCCGCGCGATCGGCGCCTACAACCAGCCGGCCTCCGTCATCGTGGTGGTGGCCGACACCTACTCCGCCGGCATCGCCGCCGAGCTCCTCGACGCGGCCGAGGTCCGCATCGTCCCCGACCGCCCGGCCGCCGAGGCCGAGCTGCTCGCCGGCCGCGCCCTGGCCTGGCTCACCAACGTCCCCGATGCCCGCCTCCTCGCCCGGGCCCACCCCGAGGAGCTCATCCTCCCGCTCGACGCCCCGATCATCCGCTCCGTCTCCGGCCTCGCGGTCAAACGCGGCAACCAGGCCGTCCTCAACTACCTCAACGCCTGGATCGTCTCCCGCTTTGCCGACAACTTCCTCCCCAACCTCACCGACCACTGGTTCGGCGACTACGACTGGACCCGCCGCCTGCCGGCCCCGGCCACCCCGTAA
- a CDS encoding response regulator has product MANPTKVLVVDDEPHLQVFMTLLVRTTLTEVSVVAAGDEATAMAQFHATRPDLVLLDINLIGSSGLDVLTQIRQVDPEVVVVMLTAVNVRQVIEEAMARGANGYILKEASEEEMADTLREILEADNDRAEAPRQP; this is encoded by the coding sequence ATGGCCAATCCGACCAAAGTCCTTGTCGTGGACGATGAGCCGCACCTGCAGGTCTTCATGACCCTGCTGGTCAGGACCACCCTCACGGAGGTGAGCGTCGTGGCGGCGGGGGACGAAGCCACGGCGATGGCGCAGTTCCACGCCACGCGACCTGACCTGGTGCTGCTGGACATCAATCTGATCGGCAGCTCCGGCTTGGATGTGCTCACGCAGATCCGCCAGGTCGACCCGGAGGTCGTGGTGGTCATGCTGACCGCGGTCAACGTCCGCCAGGTGATCGAGGAGGCCATGGCGCGGGGCGCCAACGGCTACATCCTGAAGGAGGCCAGTGAGGAGGAGATGGCCGACACGCTGCGCGAGATTCTCGAGGCTGACAACGATCGCGCCGAGGCGCCGCGCCAGCCATGA